One Candidatus Micrarchaeota archaeon genomic window, ACAAGACAAAAGAAATAACCAGCTAGCGGCGCAGATCATAGCACCCTGCACCCTGTTTTCGTTACTATTACATCATCCTCTATCCTGACTCCGCCAAATCCCACAACGTATATTCCTGGCTCGTTGCTTACTACCATGTTCGCCTTCAGCCTCTCCTTCGAATTGGCGTACAATCCAGGTCCTGGATCGTGCACGTCTATGCCTATCGCATGCCCCAGCGAATGTATGAACCTGCCTTTGTACCTGCCTTTCAGCGCTCCGTCTATGTATTCGGCAACGCTGTTGTGCGCCCTGCTGCCCATTACCCCGTCTTTTATTATTCCGCACGCGATCCTCTGCGACTCCTTTACTATTCCGTACATCTCAAGGAACTTCCTGTACTTCCCGGATTTTTTGTCGGGCCTGAATACGAAAGTCCTCGTTATGTCGGAGCAGTAGTTGTTGTACTTCGCCCCAGCATCGACAAGGACTATGCAGTTCTTCCTTAGCCTTGTCCCGTTGGGCATGTGGTGCGGCAGCGCCGCATTCCTGTCGAATGCCACTATGGTGCTGAACGCTGCGCCGGATGCGCCCAGCTTCATCATCGTGAAATCCAAAATACCGGCGAATTCCCTCTCTGTAATGCCCTCCCTGAGCGATTTTTTCGCCTCTTCTATGGCGCGCTTCACTATCCTGTTAGCCTCCGTTATGTTTTTTAGCTCGCTGGCGTCCTTCACGGATCTCGCCTCGTAGAACGCATGCGACACATCGGTTATCCTTCCAGGCCCAAGCTTTTTCAGGTTCATGTATGATTTGTATGGCAAGAAGGATCCGTTTATTCCTATGCTCTTCGATTTTACGTGTCTTTTTATGATGCCAGCAAGCTGCGCCCTGCTCTCAATCATGACGACCTGCATCTCCCTCGGCCTCTGCTCAATCGCAGTCTCGTATTCCAGCCTTGATACCGGAAGAACCATGCCCTTCCTTGTCACTATCAGCACCGTGCCCTCGAATACCCCGCTTGTGAATCCGGTCAGGTAGCTGAAATTGCTGTCCTGCCTGTCTGTGTTGGTTATTATTATCGCGTCGGCATCAGTCTTGCCGAAGATGCCCCTTATCCTGCCAGCCACGCTCCTCATTAAATGCACGTTAATCATTGTCAGGATAGTTTTAACTATTTTTATCGCCAAGCAATATAGGTGGAATCCTGGACAGGAACGCTATAATATCGGAATTGAGCGGCGAATACCCCAACGTGAAGAGGTCAGACGTGGTATACAGGCACATGAGGGATCCTGCACTGCTCAGGTATTACTACAGGGTGAAGATGCTCCCGATGACGAGCAAGACCGAAATCGTGGGCAGCTCGCCAACCGATCTTTTCATAGGCAGGTTCGGGTACCCGTACGTGAACATAGGCCCGCTTGTCCCTCCGGAATTCGGCGACACCACGATACTAAGCACCCCCGAGCGGTGGCGCACCATGGGCATAGAAGACATAGTCAGCATGCGCTCCAGGCTCGTGAGGGGACTGCACAGGACGAAGGTGCAGAACGTGGAGCACGGGAAAGTCGAGGAGCTTGTCAGGGACCTTGCATTGGCTGAGCGGCCCGCCGAGGCCGAGGTGTCGTTCACAAGCAAGCCATACGTCAAGCTAACCCTTAAGGACGAGGTCGAGCCCTTCGGCCCCAGCGCCAGGATCAGGAAATTCGACCTGTACAACATGCGCGCCGAGAGGAAGGTAGAGCGCCTTTACGGCGATACCGATGCGCCCTCAAAGACCGCAATGATAGAATTGTACGACAAGGGCATACCCGTATCTAAGATACAGCGGGGCCTTTCGGCGGGGCTCTTCGGGCTCAAGACAAGGCGCAGGTTCGTACCAACGCGCTGGAGCATAACAGCAGTCGACGACACCCTCTCGAAGAACAACCTCGATGAGGTGAAGGGTTATGAGCCCGTTGATTCGATACATGCGTATTTCAACAACGCGCTTGACAACAGGTGGCTGATTTTCCTAATACCGGGAAACTGGCAGTACGAGTCCATAGAGGCATGGTACCCGAAAACTGTGTGGAACGAGGACGGAGTCAACATATCAATATTCGGATCGTACGAGGGCTACACAGGAAGGAAGACTTATGCGGAGATAGGCGGCTGCTACTATTCCGGAAGGCTTGCCATAACCGAGAAGCTCCAGCTCCTGAAAAGGCAGGCGGTCGCGCTCATATTGAGGGAGGTGCATGACGGCTACATAATGCCAGTGGGCGTGTGGAACGTCAGGGAGCACGTGAGGGAAACCCTCCAGGCCGAGCCGCTGATCCTGCATTCCATGAAGGAGATGTCCGAATGCATAAAATCCAGGCTCGACATAAGGGTGAACGACTGGATCCTGAACAGCGTCATACTCAAGGACGCGCTGAGGCAGAGGCGCATGAGCGACTACAGGCCGAGCGCGCAGGCTGTCACGTGATTACCGATAATATCTTGCTCCTGGAATTGCGCCCTTTTGCTATCCTTATGGATGATTTTGGCACGCCAAGGTATTCCGACAATATCTCTATCAATCGCGCGTTGGCCCTCCCATGCCTCGCCTGCGCATCTACTTTTACCCTATAGGAATTGCCCCCAGTCCTTGAAACAGATGCCGTTTTTGAATTTGCGGTTACCTCAACGGCTATCTCCATGGCTCCGACCGCATCTCATTTAACGTTTGCGACTATGCCGTCTATTATCCCGTTAACGCCTATGCCCCCTGTTGACCTTACCACTATCCTGTGGCTCAGCACCGGCTTCGCAAGGTACTTTATGTCGTCAATGCTCACCTCGCTCCTGCCCTCTATGAGCGCCTTCGCCTTGGAGCACCTCATGAAAGCTATCTCGGCCCTTGGGCTTCCCCCCATGACTATGTGCATGTCCGTCCTTGTGGTGTTAACAAGCCTTGTTATGTACTCTATGTCCTCGTCCGATATATTTATCCTGTCCACGTCCTTCTGCATCTGCAGTATCTCCTCTATCTTCAGGACCTTCTCCGTCTTTACATCCGATTCATGCTCCTTCAGCCTCAGCATCTGCACCTCCTCCTCGCTCGTCGGGTAGCTCACCGCTATCCTCATGAGGAACCTGTCGGCAAGCACCTTGGGCAGCGCCACCGTTCCCTCTATGTTTAGAGGGTTCTGCGTCGCAAAGGCTATGAAAGGGTTCATCAGCTTCATGGTCTGCGCTCCGGGTATGGTCACCTGCCTCTCCTCCAGCGCCTCAAGGAAACCTGCCATGGTCCTTGCAGGAGCCCTGTTCAGCTCGTCCATGAGGAGTATGTTGGTGAATATGGGGCCCTTCTTCACCTTGACCTCGTGCTCGGCCTCGTCGAAATAGGTGAGCCCTATTATGTCCCTCATGTCAAGGTCCGGGGTGCCCTGTATCCTGGCGAAATCCGCATCTATTGCATCGGACAGCGCCTTGGTCATCTGCGTCTTCGCCACTCCCGGAACGCCCTCAAGAAGGCAGTGGCCGTTTGCCACTATGCCTATGAACATCAGCTCTATTATGTCGGTTTTGCCAGCTATGTGCTTCTTTACCTCGCTTAGAACCTTACCGAATGCCTTGCTTGCGTCCATCAAACAAACCCGCTAGTATGTACTGCTTAGTATATAAGCATTAAATATTTAACTGGTTGTATATATAAGGGGCAAAGTGGTCTTATGGAAGTAAAGGAAACTAAGATAGTGTCTATTGATGACGTTATACGCATACTGGAGGGCGGCAAGGGCGCCGAGCTCACGTACGAGCAGCAGCTTGCGCTCCAGCACGCGAAGAAGTTCGCGGCCTCCAAGGCCAAGAACGAGAAGATGAGGAAGGAGCTCGTGGCAGTGGGAGACCTGAGCGAGAGGAGCATAGTGAAGATACTTGACATACTGCCGAAGAACAACATGACGCTGAGGCAGATACTTGCTCAGGAGAGGAAGTCTTTTTCTGACGAGGA contains:
- a CDS encoding MoxR family ATPase, whose protein sequence is MDASKAFGKVLSEVKKHIAGKTDIIELMFIGIVANGHCLLEGVPGVAKTQMTKALSDAIDADFARIQGTPDLDMRDIIGLTYFDEAEHEVKVKKGPIFTNILLMDELNRAPARTMAGFLEALEERQVTIPGAQTMKLMNPFIAFATQNPLNIEGTVALPKVLADRFLMRIAVSYPTSEEEVQMLRLKEHESDVKTEKVLKIEEILQMQKDVDRINISDEDIEYITRLVNTTRTDMHIVMGGSPRAEIAFMRCSKAKALIEGRSEVSIDDIKYLAKPVLSHRIVVRSTGGIGVNGIIDGIVANVK
- a CDS encoding aminopeptidase P family protein, whose product is MRSVAGRIRGIFGKTDADAIIITNTDRQDSNFSYLTGFTSGVFEGTVLIVTRKGMVLPVSRLEYETAIEQRPREMQVVMIESRAQLAGIIKRHVKSKSIGINGSFLPYKSYMNLKKLGPGRITDVSHAFYEARSVKDASELKNITEANRIVKRAIEEAKKSLREGITEREFAGILDFTMMKLGASGAAFSTIVAFDRNAALPHHMPNGTRLRKNCIVLVDAGAKYNNYCSDITRTFVFRPDKKSGKYRKFLEMYGIVKESQRIACGIIKDGVMGSRAHNSVAEYIDGALKGRYKGRFIHSLGHAIGIDVHDPGPGLYANSKERLKANMVVSNEPGIYVVGFGGVRIEDDVIVTKTGCRVL
- a CDS encoding DUF167 domain-containing protein; this translates as MEIAVEVTANSKTASVSRTGGNSYRVKVDAQARHGRANARLIEILSEYLGVPKSSIRIAKGRNSRSKILSVIT